In a single window of the Pseudochaenichthys georgianus chromosome 16, fPseGeo1.2, whole genome shotgun sequence genome:
- the LOC117461252 gene encoding uncharacterized protein isoform X2 gives MSPLSPPYLTSVYVCVCVCVCVCVSPLVPVPSLASCCPPGALAVLLSGGGRAGLQSRLGRRSGRGLAHVVRRGAGSLRFEHGEPATGCVCRAAPGLEGRTPPEDRSRSLCADSRSCGHAQGLRNNGYFGNITLGGRDYSFNVDGYLANPFLDVISWTPGRGWEDVGWWENGVLRLRYPAWSRYGPFLKPPDDAQHLRVVTLEERPFVIVELADAASGTCIRDSVPCRRPLNASVIHEGVAPMKQCCKGFCIDILKRLAKIVGFTYDLYLVTNGKHGKKIDGVWNGMIGEVVYKRADMAIGSLTINEERSEVVDFSVPFVETGISVMVSRSNGTVSPSAFLEPYSPAVWVMMFVMCLTVVAVTVFIFEFFSPVGYNRSLANGKKAGGSTFTIGKSVWLLWAIVFNNSVPVENPRGTTSKIMVLIWAFFAVIFLASYTANLAAFMIQEEYIDTVSGLSDKKFQHPEEQYPPLKFGTVPNGSTEKNIRSNYPDMHQYMGKYNQRGVEDAITNLKTGKLDAFIYDAAVLNYMARKDEGCKVMTIGSGKVFATTGYGIALHKNSRWKRPLDLALLQLVGDDEIEMLERLWLSGICHNDKIEVMSSKLDIDNMAGVFYMLLVAMGLSLLVFAWEHLVYWKLRHCMATSSGKLDFLLAISRGMYSCCSFEDETTPGGSKTLPTHHHTAMVTVPSKPHVVSTSKTNPVIAMAQQQQPPQQQQPQPVYKTPLPGSPPTVVHSGTALGPSNAPIAGAPLPCSTFLPRSDRRLAVVDRWRLPKTAAATNPLAVRGAITDMGPFAQKVPPNWASAAGGGGGLDGYKRYYGPIDPEGLGPCMEQQAGSQTPKTMPRGHPQPPPASVAFYSEKGVDHGVGKKVVGGGSGGQGKGAVKPLGTPRLPSKSQAPLPPTPPLPHPSPPLPSSFWRKRRPKKPKEPGGPLYENILPLGRRGGARDGVREGGGRRARPLSPPLSLPVPVPLSPSYTPPSPSASLHYTSSSSSSTTSSTSTSSSASSSRSTSPTYSYSSSRSTRDRTGGIDGEDDDDDEELTEESSLLLGRGRERERSIIRPRSFSQGRLPPPIPPRKPRTSWGDRERERERERGGSQLSQLQEWWASWSERERGGAGGDAERLKREKKRRKDKEKEKKKKKKNKKRKKREEREKERERERKRRKVKKKKKKELKTKKRKKSIGGRRSEPEEGDGEAEREGEAEGEMEGGLQDYSFSAQYRSTFGEKGRDSWEGDRVERGRREGGDEGNEQEDSSRGRERRPKSSHSHSRPRIPSKRYPNLNKLPASVKFWVNGRGDDSNTPPTSLHPLLPSSKRRKSGGVERDDSGRLGERRPLLMHYEKEKAQTREGPSFPEWDSEDEDEDDDDEEEEERERQRERGRRVGRGAVSESERDRARAEDSYSDEGSSGEFGRFERYWEGGAGGGSAGIGGIGGGGWFFGTYPSREKGGSINSRDDLLLGTRAEGWIGADFLGSGPGVGWGSGGGSGGLGSQWPPPPAAFPPPRRYWSMDKIPVKGEKKWKSRGGKSKGRSRDRGGEAGRATMCSCSLYPQPHPYPHPHSRSHASHSKRGPTALSHSQEELLPHCHSFSGGSRPKPLPPKPDSSQAKSGSQSNLSLSTQPMDHPPQPSPSPPQQQSMSPTSLPVPIPPPPSSSSVPPPAGVGMVGQAQASASAKLQYQRLRSVPQPRRFYSPHLPLKAKSLCSRRGSAHFSSLESEV, from the exons ATGTCTCCCCTGTCCCCTCCTTATCTCACtagcgtgtatgtgtgtgtgtgtgtgtgtgtgtgtgtgtgtgtgtctcccctCGTCCCTGTTCCCTCCCTGGCTTCCTGCTGTCCTCCAGGTGCGCTTGCTGTACTGCTCTCAGGAGGAGGCAGAGCTGGTCTTCAAAGCCGCCTGGGCCGCCGGTCAGGCCGGGGCCTCGCACATGTGGTTCGCCGTGGGGCCGGCTCTCTCAGGTTTGAGCATGGAGAGCCTGCCACGGGCTGTGTTTGCCGTGCGGCCCCAGGGCTGGAGGGACGAACCCCGCCGGAGGATCGCTCGAGGAGTCTCTGTGCTGACTCACGGAGCTGTGGCCATGCGCAAGGATTACGGAACAACGG GTATTTCGGCAACATAACGCTTGGTGGTCGTGACTATTCCTTCAATGTGGACGGTTACCTGGCCAACCCATTCCTCGATGTCATTTCCTGGACACCTGGACGTGGATGGGAAGAT GTAGGCTGGTGGGAGAACGGCGTGCTGAGGCTCCGGTACCCGGCATGGTCCCGCTACGGGCCATTCCTTAAACCACCTGACGATGCCCAGCACCTGCGCGTTGTCACACTGGAGGAACGGCCATTTGTCATTGTGGAGCTGGCAGATGCTGCATCCGGGACCTGCATCCGTGACTCGGTGCCCTGCAGACGACCCCTTAACGCCAG TGTCATCCATGAGGGCGTGGCTCCCATGAAGCAGTGCTGCAAAGGCTTCTGCATTGACATCCTCAAGAGATTGGCCAAGATTGTCGGCTTCACCTATGACCTTTACTTAGTGACCAATGGGAAACATGGGAAGAAAATTGATGGGGTTTGGAACGGAATGATTGGAGAG GTGGTGTACAAGCGAGCCGACATGGCCATTGGCTCGCTGACTATCAATGAGGAGAGGTCGGAGGTCGTGGATTTTTCCGTTCCCTTTGTGGAGACGGGGATCAGTGTCATGGTCTCCCGTAGCAACGGAACTGTATCACCATCCGCTTTCTTAG AGCCCTACAGTCCCGCGGTGTGGGTGATGATGTTCGTCATGTGCCTGACCGTAGTAGCTGTGACCGTCTTCATATTTGAGTTCTTCAGCCCTGTGGGCTACAATCGCAGTCTCGCGAACGGCAAGA AGGCTGGAGGCTCTACTTTCACTATAGGGAAGTCGGTATGGCTTTTGTGGGCTATTGTCTTCAACAACTCTGTGCCGGTGGAGAACCCCAGAGGAACCACCAGCAAGATCATGGTGCTGATCTGGGCCTTCTTCGCTGTCATCTTTCTGGCCTCCTACACTGCTAACCTGGCTGCCTTCATGATCCAGGAGGAGTACATTGACACAGTGTCAGGGCTCTCGGACAAAAAG TTTCAGCATCCCGAGGAGCAGTACCCACCTCTGAAGTTTGGCACGGTGCCCAATGGGAGCACGGAAAAAAACATCCGCTCCAACTACCCAGACATGCACCAGTACATGGGCAAATACAACCAGAGAGGAGTGGAGGACGCCATAACGAACCTAAAGACTGG GAAActagatgcttttatttatgATGCTGCAGTATTGAACTATATGGCCAGGAAGGACGAAGGTTGTAAG GTGATGACCATAGGCTCGGGGAAGGTTTTTGCCACCACAGGCTACGGTATCGCCCTGCACAAAAACTCACGCTGGAAACGTCCTCTTGACCTGGCCCTGCTGCAGCTGGTGGGAGATG ATGAGATTGAAATGCTGGAGCGCCTTTGGCTGTCTGGGATCTGCCATAATGACAAaattgaggtgatgagcagtaAACTGGATATTGACAACATGGCTGGTGTTTTCTACATGCTGCTGGTGGCCATGGGCCTCAGTCTGCTGGTGTTTGCCTGGGAACACCTGGTCTACTGGAAGCTGCGCCACTGCATGGCCACCAGTTCTGGCAAATTGGACTTTCTCCTGGCAATCAGCAGA GGCATGTATAGCTGCTGTAGTTTTGAAGATGAAACAACGCCAGGTGGAAGTAAAACTTTGCCAACTCATCACCACACTGCGATGGTTACAGTTCCGTCCAAGCCGCATGTTGTCTCAACGTCTAAGACCAACCCAGTCATTGCCATGGCGCAACAGCAGCAACCACCGCAACAGCAGCAACCACAGCCCGTCTACAAGACACCTCTACCGGGCTCTCCTCCCACCGTGGTGCATTCTGGGACTGCACTGGGTCCCTCAAATGCCCCCATAGCTGGTGCACCCCTCCCTTGTTCCACCTTCCTGCCCCGGTCAGACCGCAGACTGGCCGTGGTGGATCGCTGGAGGCTGCCAAAAACCGCTGCAGCCACAAACCCATTGGCTGTAAGGGGGGCAATCACTGACATGGGACCCTTTGCCCAGAAAGTCCCACCAAACTGGGCTTCAGCTGCTGGAGGGGGTGGGGGACTTGATGGCTATAAGAGATACTATGGTCCCATTGACCCTGAGGGACTGGGGCCCTGCATGGAGCAGCAGGCAGGTTCCCAGACCCCCAAGACTATGCCCAGGGGCCACCCCCAGCCCCCTCCAGCCAGTGTGGCCTTCTATTCAGAGAAGGGCGTAGATCATGGGGTGGGGAAGAAGGTGGTGGGAGGTGGCAGCGGAGGTCAGGGGAAGGGGGCCGTTAAACCTCTGGGCACTCCCAGATTGCCTTCTAAGAGTCAGGCCCCTCTGCCCCCTACACCCCCGCTGCCAcacccctctccccctctcccctcaTCCTTCTGGAGGAAGCGCAGGCCCAAGAAACCCAAAGAGCCTGGAGGGCCTCTGTATGAGAACATTTTGCCACTGGGGCGGAGGGGAGGAGCACGAGATGgagtgagagagggaggagggaggagggcacgccccctctctcccccgctCTCACTTCCTGTGCCAGTACCCCTCAGCCCCTCTTACACCCCTCCTTCGCCCTCTGCATCTTTGCACTATACGTCCTCCTCGTCTTCGTCGACCACCTCGTCCACATCCACGTCCTCATCTGCTTCATCTTCCCGCTCGACCTCTCCCACCTACTCTTACAGCTCCTCCAGGAGCACACGGGACAGGACTGGAGGAATAGATGGAGAGGATGACGATGACGATGAAGAGCTGACCGAAGAGTCGAGCCTCCTCCTTGGcagggggagggagagggaaCGCTCAATCATCCGGCCTCGTTCCTTCAGCCAAGGGCGTCTGCCACCGCCCATTCCCCCCAGAAAACCCCGCACATCCTGGGGTGACAGAGAACGGGaacgagagagggagagggggggaagCCAACTGTCTCAGCTCCAAGAGTGGTGGGCAAGCTGGAGTGAGAGAGAAAGGGGTGGAGCAGGTGGAGATGCTGAAAGGCTAAAAAGGgaaaagaagaggaggaaagacaaggagaaagagaagaagaagaagaaaaagaacaaaaagaggaaaaagagggaagagagggaaaaggagcgagagagagaaaggaagcGGCGAAAGgttaaaaagaagaagaagaaggagctaAAGACAAAGAAAAGGAAGAAATCAATTGGGGGGAGACGCTCCGAGCCAGAGGAGGGAGATggagaggcagagagggaaGGGGAGGCAGAAGGAGAGATGGAAGGGGGACTACAAGACTACTCGTTCTCTGCTCAGTATCGGAGCACATTTGGGGAGAAGGGACGGGATTCTTGGGAAGGAGACAGagtagagagagggaggagggagggaggagatgaGGGCAATGAACAGGAGGACAGTAGCAGGGGCAGGGAGAGGCGTCCCAAATCCTCACACTCTCATTCCAGACCTCGTATTCCCAGTAAGCGCTACCCGAACCTAAACAAACTGCCTGCATCCGTAAAGTTTTGGGTGAATGGAAGAGGAGATGATTCTAACACTCCTCCAACCTCCCTCCACCCACTGCTGCCCTCCTCCAAGAGGAGAAAAAGTGGAGGGGTAGAGAGAGATGACAGCGGGAGGTTAGGAGAGCGGCGTCCTTTGTTAATGCATTATGAAAAAGAGAAAGCACAGACTAGAGAAGGGCCGTCCTTCCCTGAGTGGGACTctgaggatgaggatgaggatgatgatgatgaggaagaggaggagagggagagacagagggagagggggaggagagTAGGTAGGGGGGCAGTGTCTGAGTCAGAGAGGGACAGGGCCCGGGCAGAGGACAGTTATTCAGATGAGGGCTCGTCAGGGGAGTTTGGCCGTTTTGAAAGATACTGGGAAGGAGGTGCAGGGGGAGGCAGCGCTGGAATAGGGGGCATAGGCGGGGGAGGCTGGTTCTTTGGCACTTACCCCTCCAGAGAGAAAGGGGGGAGTATAAATAGTCGGGATGATTTGTTACTAGGAACTCGGGCAGAAGGGTGGATTGGTGCTGATTTCTTGGGTTCAGGGCCAGGAGTAGGTTGGGGCTCAGGGGGAGGGAGTGGAGGACTCGGCTCCCAGTGGCCACCCCCCCCTGCAGCCTTCCCTCCACCGAGGAGGTACTGGTCCATGGACAAGATCCCTGTGAAGGGAGAGAAAAAGTGGAAGAGTAGAGGAGGGAAGAGCAAGGGGCGATCTCGAGACAGAGGGGGAGAAGCAGGACGAGCCACCATGTGTTCCTGCAGCCTTTACCCACAGCCCCATCCTTACCCCCATCCCCACAGCCGCTCGCACGCCTCCCACTCCAAGAGAGGACCCACGGCGCTTTCACACAGCCAGGAAGAGCTTCTCCCCCACTGCCACAGCTTCAGCGGGGGTTCTCGCCCCAAGCCTCTCCCCCCAAAACCAGATTCCAGTCAGGCCAAATCAGGCAGCCAATCTAACCTCAGCCTCAGCACACAGCCCATGGACCATCCCCCTCAGCCCTCACCCTCGCCCCCCCAGCAGCAATCCATGTCTCCCACTTCTCTCCCGGTGCCCATCCCGCCTCCCCCCTCTTCATCCTCCGTCCCACCCCCAGCAGGGGTCGGGATGGTGGGCCAGGCTCAGGCTTCGGCCAGTGCCAAGCTCCAGTATCAGAGACTTCGCTCGGTGCCACAGCCACGGAGGTTCTACTCCCCACACCTGCCACTCAAAGCCAAGAGCCTTTGCTCTCGCCGAGGGTCGGCCCACTTCTCCAGCCTGGAGAGCGAGGTATGA
- the LOC117461252 gene encoding glutamate receptor ionotropic, NMDA 2D isoform X1, whose amino-acid sequence MVAIPTLSLLLVLAEWAGLVDASPHLLLRPSPRERDSGAMMNFNIAVIHAGSTVQAEAAVAGPGGRVLYPGFGRVYGSLGESVVTQWGSANVIWLQVNDSSPKTVLSQLCELLAARPLQGLVYEEERPPRTAWGPLAPMLEFVSAQTGLPIVAVGGGAGLGRMPQESGSVFLQFSSSTALQLEVIFEVLEEYDWTSFSVVATRHHGYQEFLSIVEGLTDGSFIGWEKKSVVILNVTDDPGGARTRRLLKENEAQVRLLYCSQEEAELVFKAAWAAGQAGASHMWFAVGPALSGLSMESLPRAVFAVRPQGWRDEPRRRIARGVSVLTHGAVAMRKDYGTTGGPNFVTNCMTDANQTQRLRGRMRYFGNITLGGRDYSFNVDGYLANPFLDVISWTPGRGWEDVGWWENGVLRLRYPAWSRYGPFLKPPDDAQHLRVVTLEERPFVIVELADAASGTCIRDSVPCRRPLNASVIHEGVAPMKQCCKGFCIDILKRLAKIVGFTYDLYLVTNGKHGKKIDGVWNGMIGEVVYKRADMAIGSLTINEERSEVVDFSVPFVETGISVMVSRSNGTVSPSAFLEPYSPAVWVMMFVMCLTVVAVTVFIFEFFSPVGYNRSLANGKKAGGSTFTIGKSVWLLWAIVFNNSVPVENPRGTTSKIMVLIWAFFAVIFLASYTANLAAFMIQEEYIDTVSGLSDKKFQHPEEQYPPLKFGTVPNGSTEKNIRSNYPDMHQYMGKYNQRGVEDAITNLKTGKLDAFIYDAAVLNYMARKDEGCKVMTIGSGKVFATTGYGIALHKNSRWKRPLDLALLQLVGDDEIEMLERLWLSGICHNDKIEVMSSKLDIDNMAGVFYMLLVAMGLSLLVFAWEHLVYWKLRHCMATSSGKLDFLLAISRGMYSCCSFEDETTPGGSKTLPTHHHTAMVTVPSKPHVVSTSKTNPVIAMAQQQQPPQQQQPQPVYKTPLPGSPPTVVHSGTALGPSNAPIAGAPLPCSTFLPRSDRRLAVVDRWRLPKTAAATNPLAVRGAITDMGPFAQKVPPNWASAAGGGGGLDGYKRYYGPIDPEGLGPCMEQQAGSQTPKTMPRGHPQPPPASVAFYSEKGVDHGVGKKVVGGGSGGQGKGAVKPLGTPRLPSKSQAPLPPTPPLPHPSPPLPSSFWRKRRPKKPKEPGGPLYENILPLGRRGGARDGVREGGGRRARPLSPPLSLPVPVPLSPSYTPPSPSASLHYTSSSSSSTTSSTSTSSSASSSRSTSPTYSYSSSRSTRDRTGGIDGEDDDDDEELTEESSLLLGRGRERERSIIRPRSFSQGRLPPPIPPRKPRTSWGDRERERERERGGSQLSQLQEWWASWSERERGGAGGDAERLKREKKRRKDKEKEKKKKKKNKKRKKREEREKERERERKRRKVKKKKKKELKTKKRKKSIGGRRSEPEEGDGEAEREGEAEGEMEGGLQDYSFSAQYRSTFGEKGRDSWEGDRVERGRREGGDEGNEQEDSSRGRERRPKSSHSHSRPRIPSKRYPNLNKLPASVKFWVNGRGDDSNTPPTSLHPLLPSSKRRKSGGVERDDSGRLGERRPLLMHYEKEKAQTREGPSFPEWDSEDEDEDDDDEEEEERERQRERGRRVGRGAVSESERDRARAEDSYSDEGSSGEFGRFERYWEGGAGGGSAGIGGIGGGGWFFGTYPSREKGGSINSRDDLLLGTRAEGWIGADFLGSGPGVGWGSGGGSGGLGSQWPPPPAAFPPPRRYWSMDKIPVKGEKKWKSRGGKSKGRSRDRGGEAGRATMCSCSLYPQPHPYPHPHSRSHASHSKRGPTALSHSQEELLPHCHSFSGGSRPKPLPPKPDSSQAKSGSQSNLSLSTQPMDHPPQPSPSPPQQQSMSPTSLPVPIPPPPSSSSVPPPAGVGMVGQAQASASAKLQYQRLRSVPQPRRFYSPHLPLKAKSLCSRRGSAHFSSLESEV is encoded by the exons GTGAATGACAGTAGTCCTAAGACGGTGCTGTCCCAGCTGTGTGAGCTGCTGGCGGCGCGGCCCCTGCAGGGTCTGGTGTATGAAGAGGAGAGGCCGCCTCGCACGGCCTGGGGTCCTTTGGCCCCAATGCTGGAGTTTGTGTCTGCGCAAACAGGACTGCCCATAGTAGCTGTAGGAGGGGGAGCGGGGCTGGGGAGGATGCCACAG GAATCAGGTTCCGTCTTTCTCCAGTTCAGCTCCTCTACTGCCCTCCAGTTAGAGGTCATCTTTGAGGTGCTGGAGGAGTACGACTGGACGTCCTTTTCCGTGGTGGCCACACGTCACCACGGCTACCAGGAGTTCCTGTCTATTGTGGAGGGCCTGACCGACGGCTCGTTCATCGGCTGGGAGAAGAAGAGTGTGGTGATCCTGAACGTGACAGACGACCCTGGGGGGGCACGCACGCGCAGGCTGCTGAAGGAGAACGAGGCGCAG GTGCGCTTGCTGTACTGCTCTCAGGAGGAGGCAGAGCTGGTCTTCAAAGCCGCCTGGGCCGCCGGTCAGGCCGGGGCCTCGCACATGTGGTTCGCCGTGGGGCCGGCTCTCTCAGGTTTGAGCATGGAGAGCCTGCCACGGGCTGTGTTTGCCGTGCGGCCCCAGGGCTGGAGGGACGAACCCCGCCGGAGGATCGCTCGAGGAGTCTCTGTGCTGACTCACGGAGCTGTGGCCATGCGCAAGGATTACGGAACAACGGGTGGGCCAAACTTTGTCACCAACTGCATGACGGACGCCAATCAGACCCAGAGACTGCGAGGCAGGATGAG GTATTTCGGCAACATAACGCTTGGTGGTCGTGACTATTCCTTCAATGTGGACGGTTACCTGGCCAACCCATTCCTCGATGTCATTTCCTGGACACCTGGACGTGGATGGGAAGAT GTAGGCTGGTGGGAGAACGGCGTGCTGAGGCTCCGGTACCCGGCATGGTCCCGCTACGGGCCATTCCTTAAACCACCTGACGATGCCCAGCACCTGCGCGTTGTCACACTGGAGGAACGGCCATTTGTCATTGTGGAGCTGGCAGATGCTGCATCCGGGACCTGCATCCGTGACTCGGTGCCCTGCAGACGACCCCTTAACGCCAG TGTCATCCATGAGGGCGTGGCTCCCATGAAGCAGTGCTGCAAAGGCTTCTGCATTGACATCCTCAAGAGATTGGCCAAGATTGTCGGCTTCACCTATGACCTTTACTTAGTGACCAATGGGAAACATGGGAAGAAAATTGATGGGGTTTGGAACGGAATGATTGGAGAG GTGGTGTACAAGCGAGCCGACATGGCCATTGGCTCGCTGACTATCAATGAGGAGAGGTCGGAGGTCGTGGATTTTTCCGTTCCCTTTGTGGAGACGGGGATCAGTGTCATGGTCTCCCGTAGCAACGGAACTGTATCACCATCCGCTTTCTTAG AGCCCTACAGTCCCGCGGTGTGGGTGATGATGTTCGTCATGTGCCTGACCGTAGTAGCTGTGACCGTCTTCATATTTGAGTTCTTCAGCCCTGTGGGCTACAATCGCAGTCTCGCGAACGGCAAGA AGGCTGGAGGCTCTACTTTCACTATAGGGAAGTCGGTATGGCTTTTGTGGGCTATTGTCTTCAACAACTCTGTGCCGGTGGAGAACCCCAGAGGAACCACCAGCAAGATCATGGTGCTGATCTGGGCCTTCTTCGCTGTCATCTTTCTGGCCTCCTACACTGCTAACCTGGCTGCCTTCATGATCCAGGAGGAGTACATTGACACAGTGTCAGGGCTCTCGGACAAAAAG TTTCAGCATCCCGAGGAGCAGTACCCACCTCTGAAGTTTGGCACGGTGCCCAATGGGAGCACGGAAAAAAACATCCGCTCCAACTACCCAGACATGCACCAGTACATGGGCAAATACAACCAGAGAGGAGTGGAGGACGCCATAACGAACCTAAAGACTGG GAAActagatgcttttatttatgATGCTGCAGTATTGAACTATATGGCCAGGAAGGACGAAGGTTGTAAG GTGATGACCATAGGCTCGGGGAAGGTTTTTGCCACCACAGGCTACGGTATCGCCCTGCACAAAAACTCACGCTGGAAACGTCCTCTTGACCTGGCCCTGCTGCAGCTGGTGGGAGATG ATGAGATTGAAATGCTGGAGCGCCTTTGGCTGTCTGGGATCTGCCATAATGACAAaattgaggtgatgagcagtaAACTGGATATTGACAACATGGCTGGTGTTTTCTACATGCTGCTGGTGGCCATGGGCCTCAGTCTGCTGGTGTTTGCCTGGGAACACCTGGTCTACTGGAAGCTGCGCCACTGCATGGCCACCAGTTCTGGCAAATTGGACTTTCTCCTGGCAATCAGCAGA GGCATGTATAGCTGCTGTAGTTTTGAAGATGAAACAACGCCAGGTGGAAGTAAAACTTTGCCAACTCATCACCACACTGCGATGGTTACAGTTCCGTCCAAGCCGCATGTTGTCTCAACGTCTAAGACCAACCCAGTCATTGCCATGGCGCAACAGCAGCAACCACCGCAACAGCAGCAACCACAGCCCGTCTACAAGACACCTCTACCGGGCTCTCCTCCCACCGTGGTGCATTCTGGGACTGCACTGGGTCCCTCAAATGCCCCCATAGCTGGTGCACCCCTCCCTTGTTCCACCTTCCTGCCCCGGTCAGACCGCAGACTGGCCGTGGTGGATCGCTGGAGGCTGCCAAAAACCGCTGCAGCCACAAACCCATTGGCTGTAAGGGGGGCAATCACTGACATGGGACCCTTTGCCCAGAAAGTCCCACCAAACTGGGCTTCAGCTGCTGGAGGGGGTGGGGGACTTGATGGCTATAAGAGATACTATGGTCCCATTGACCCTGAGGGACTGGGGCCCTGCATGGAGCAGCAGGCAGGTTCCCAGACCCCCAAGACTATGCCCAGGGGCCACCCCCAGCCCCCTCCAGCCAGTGTGGCCTTCTATTCAGAGAAGGGCGTAGATCATGGGGTGGGGAAGAAGGTGGTGGGAGGTGGCAGCGGAGGTCAGGGGAAGGGGGCCGTTAAACCTCTGGGCACTCCCAGATTGCCTTCTAAGAGTCAGGCCCCTCTGCCCCCTACACCCCCGCTGCCAcacccctctccccctctcccctcaTCCTTCTGGAGGAAGCGCAGGCCCAAGAAACCCAAAGAGCCTGGAGGGCCTCTGTATGAGAACATTTTGCCACTGGGGCGGAGGGGAGGAGCACGAGATGgagtgagagagggaggagggaggagggcacgccccctctctcccccgctCTCACTTCCTGTGCCAGTACCCCTCAGCCCCTCTTACACCCCTCCTTCGCCCTCTGCATCTTTGCACTATACGTCCTCCTCGTCTTCGTCGACCACCTCGTCCACATCCACGTCCTCATCTGCTTCATCTTCCCGCTCGACCTCTCCCACCTACTCTTACAGCTCCTCCAGGAGCACACGGGACAGGACTGGAGGAATAGATGGAGAGGATGACGATGACGATGAAGAGCTGACCGAAGAGTCGAGCCTCCTCCTTGGcagggggagggagagggaaCGCTCAATCATCCGGCCTCGTTCCTTCAGCCAAGGGCGTCTGCCACCGCCCATTCCCCCCAGAAAACCCCGCACATCCTGGGGTGACAGAGAACGGGaacgagagagggagagggggggaagCCAACTGTCTCAGCTCCAAGAGTGGTGGGCAAGCTGGAGTGAGAGAGAAAGGGGTGGAGCAGGTGGAGATGCTGAAAGGCTAAAAAGGgaaaagaagaggaggaaagacaaggagaaagagaagaagaagaagaaaaagaacaaaaagaggaaaaagagggaagagagggaaaaggagcgagagagagaaaggaagcGGCGAAAGgttaaaaagaagaagaagaaggagctaAAGACAAAGAAAAGGAAGAAATCAATTGGGGGGAGACGCTCCGAGCCAGAGGAGGGAGATggagaggcagagagggaaGGGGAGGCAGAAGGAGAGATGGAAGGGGGACTACAAGACTACTCGTTCTCTGCTCAGTATCGGAGCACATTTGGGGAGAAGGGACGGGATTCTTGGGAAGGAGACAGagtagagagagggaggagggagggaggagatgaGGGCAATGAACAGGAGGACAGTAGCAGGGGCAGGGAGAGGCGTCCCAAATCCTCACACTCTCATTCCAGACCTCGTATTCCCAGTAAGCGCTACCCGAACCTAAACAAACTGCCTGCATCCGTAAAGTTTTGGGTGAATGGAAGAGGAGATGATTCTAACACTCCTCCAACCTCCCTCCACCCACTGCTGCCCTCCTCCAAGAGGAGAAAAAGTGGAGGGGTAGAGAGAGATGACAGCGGGAGGTTAGGAGAGCGGCGTCCTTTGTTAATGCATTATGAAAAAGAGAAAGCACAGACTAGAGAAGGGCCGTCCTTCCCTGAGTGGGACTctgaggatgaggatgaggatgatgatgatgaggaagaggaggagagggagagacagagggagagggggaggagagTAGGTAGGGGGGCAGTGTCTGAGTCAGAGAGGGACAGGGCCCGGGCAGAGGACAGTTATTCAGATGAGGGCTCGTCAGGGGAGTTTGGCCGTTTTGAAAGATACTGGGAAGGAGGTGCAGGGGGAGGCAGCGCTGGAATAGGGGGCATAGGCGGGGGAGGCTGGTTCTTTGGCACTTACCCCTCCAGAGAGAAAGGGGGGAGTATAAATAGTCGGGATGATTTGTTACTAGGAACTCGGGCAGAAGGGTGGATTGGTGCTGATTTCTTGGGTTCAGGGCCAGGAGTAGGTTGGGGCTCAGGGGGAGGGAGTGGAGGACTCGGCTCCCAGTGGCCACCCCCCCCTGCAGCCTTCCCTCCACCGAGGAGGTACTGGTCCATGGACAAGATCCCTGTGAAGGGAGAGAAAAAGTGGAAGAGTAGAGGAGGGAAGAGCAAGGGGCGATCTCGAGACAGAGGGGGAGAAGCAGGACGAGCCACCATGTGTTCCTGCAGCCTTTACCCACAGCCCCATCCTTACCCCCATCCCCACAGCCGCTCGCACGCCTCCCACTCCAAGAGAGGACCCACGGCGCTTTCACACAGCCAGGAAGAGCTTCTCCCCCACTGCCACAGCTTCAGCGGGGGTTCTCGCCCCAAGCCTCTCCCCCCAAAACCAGATTCCAGTCAGGCCAAATCAGGCAGCCAATCTAACCTCAGCCTCAGCACACAGCCCATGGACCATCCCCCTCAGCCCTCACCCTCGCCCCCCCAGCAGCAATCCATGTCTCCCACTTCTCTCCCGGTGCCCATCCCGCCTCCCCCCTCTTCATCCTCCGTCCCACCCCCAGCAGGGGTCGGGATGGTGGGCCAGGCTCAGGCTTCGGCCAGTGCCAAGCTCCAGTATCAGAGACTTCGCTCGGTGCCACAGCCACGGAGGTTCTACTCCCCACACCTGCCACTCAAAGCCAAGAGCCTTTGCTCTCGCCGAGGGTCGGCCCACTTCTCCAGCCTGGAGAGCGAGGTATGA